The region AAGAGGTTGTACCTTTAAATTATGGGATTGACTAGAACTAGATTGAACAGAGTGGTTATAAGCAACTCCTAGTAAACAGTAGGGAGCATTATTTAGTACTTCGATAATTTCTGTTGTGGATAGGTTGCGAAAGTTTGGTATGTTAATTTGGGAGGCCATTAGTATAATCACTTCCTGTATACAGTAGAATTCATTATGAATCCTACTTTATACTATGTTGACCATTTTCGATTACCTACTTCAAACGACTATTTAATTTTCTGTTTTTAATAATTTATCACTCGTTAGCTTAATTCCAATCGCACCAATAGGAGCTGTAATTAAGACGCTTAATATTGCGATAGCTTGCATAATTTCACCGCCCACAACTCCCATCTGCATTGGAATAGCTGCTTTGGCAGATTGTACGGTTGCTTTAGGAAGATAAGCAATGACACAGAAAATTCTTTCTTTTAGTGAGAGATTAGTACCAATTAATGAAATTAGTACACCAATTGATCGAACAAATAATGAACAACTTAAAATCCCAACTCCGATTAAGAAAAATTCTCCGACGAGTGTTGGATTAATGGCCATTCCAACGAAGGCAAATAAATAAAGCTTTCCTGTTTTCCAGATAAGGTTCATTTTATCTAGTATGATTTTTGAACTATCCACAATGTAATTTCTAATAAAGAATCCAAAGACCATAACGGTTAATAAAGAATTAAAAATCTCAACGTGACCGTATTTTTCAACAGCGCGCATTGCTAAACAAAGACCGAAGGCAATCATCACTTTTAGATAGTCATTTGAAACGTGTTCAATAATCCCTCTTGTGAGTTTGAAAACAAGATAACCTACACCAATACTTAATACAAGTGTTACTGGAATCATAAGAAGTTGGGTGCTAATCGATCCTGTGTTGAAGTAGATTCCGAGGAATGTTGTAAACAAAGTGATGGCAATCGTATCATCGGCGCTCGCTCCAACGAGTAGCATCTGCGGAATTGCTTTATCTTGGCCAACGCGTCGATTAATTAAATCAATCATAGACGGAATCAAAACAGCAGGACTCACAGCTGCGATAATAAACCCTAAAATTGCCCCTTGAACGAAGCTAAATTTAAGAAGAAGCATCGACATTAAGGCAATTGTAAACCCTTCAAGTGTAGCGGGAACCGCACTTAATAAGATGGCGGGACGGCCAATTTGCTTCATTTGTGCTAAACTGATTCCAAGTCCACCGATAAATAATACGGCTACTAGGGCGATATCTTTGATGACTGGTGCTATTTTTAAAGTAGCTTGCGGCACAACGTTTAAAAATGCGGGTCCGATTATCATCCCAAAAATCATCATTCCAATTAAAGAGGGGAGTTTAATATATTCGACTAACTTCCCACTATAGTTAGCCAAAATTCCAATAATTATTAAACTGAGTAAAACAATCAATATTATCACGTTAATCCTCCTATTTCTTCTAACCACAAAAAAACTCCTACCCTTTAATCCACGACAAAAAAGATTAAAGAGTAGGAGTCATTAGCTTACGCGGTTAATGGCGAACTCCATCGCCTATTGATAACATTATTATATGAGAAATATAACCGTTTGTAAACACTAATCATCACATGATATAATGAAAGAAGTTCTTTAAATGCGACTTTTTTTGCTAAAAATCTACAGAGGAACTATTGGAGAGAGAAGATGAAGAAAAAACTAATTAAAGACCAGCACATTATCTGGATGACGATGATTTTATCCATTTTAATTTTAGTATTTTATTTATTAAGCTATACAAAAGAGGCATGGATTTTATTTTTAATCATGTTTATTTTTGAAAGAATCATTACACCCTACACAGGAAAACGTTTTGAACATACTCTAGATCAATTAGGAGAAATACTCGATAAAGATTTTGATGAATCAGAATCGAAAAGAGTGTTAAAAGTGATTGTTAGTTTAATTGCTTTCGTCATTGTAGCCATTGGTATTTATATTTACGCTTTGATTTCTCATCCATTACTATTTACTATCTTAATGTTAGCAGAAATTATCGATAAAATAATAGAGAAATTCATCTTAAAAAGAGTTTAGCGATTTGTTAAACTCTTTTATATTAGCGAGGTCATCCTATGAATCCGAAGGCTCTTAGTTTTCCAAAATAATAGAGTAATATTGGAATTCTACGATACGTAGATTGATTATTTTTCTCTACTAAGTTAGATTATTTAGTGTACATAACCCATTTGGTTAACCAAGATAAAATACAGATGATTGAGAGATAACTATAGAGTAATTAGGAAAAGATGTAGTTAATTTCATGGCAGTTAATGATTAACGATAAAGGAAGAGGTGAAAATTTTGGATTGTGTGAAGGTAGGAAAGTTACTTTATGACTTACGTAAAGAGAAAAATATGACGCAAAAACAAGTAGCTGAATTAATGAACATTAGCGATAAGACGATTAGTAAGTGGGAAAGAGGACTAGGGTGCCCTGATGTTTCTTTGCTTCCTGAATTATCACAAATTTTTGGAGTTAGTATAGATGGAATTTTATCCGGAGAACTAAATCAAAATCCGGTAGTAGGAGGAAATATGAGAAGATTAAAATTTTTTGTTTGTTCACAGTGTGGAAATATAATGACGGCAACAGGAGATGCAACAGTATCTTGTTGTGGAAAAACGTTAGAAGCATTAGTGCCTCAAAAAGCAGAAGATGGACATTTATTAAGTATTGAGCCAGTTGAAGATGAACTATATGTAACATCAGATCATGAAATGACAAAAGGTCATTATATTACGTTTATCGCTTATGTAACAGGAGATACTGTAATACTTGGAAAGCAATATCCGGAGTGGAATTTACAATTCCATTTCCATAAGAGAAAACATGGAAAGTTATTCTATTATTGTAGTAATCATGGTTTATATTATCAGGTTATTTAACTGGAATTTCTTTAGAATTAAGAGAAATTACCCCAGTAGTTGAGGAGTGTTCACTATGTTCACACTGGGTTCCCCCCCATCAGTGGAGGAAAGCTAAGAGCCTGTCGTCTACTTAGCATGTGGATCCTATGGTTCATATTATCAGGTTGTATAATTTAATATTTCAAAAAGTAAACACTATTACATTATTTAGGTGTGAAATTGAAAAATAAAAGCTCTAGTTATTCAAATCTTCTCAGTTAGAGAGGAAGAATAAGATAGAGCTTTTTTAGTCATTACAACTTTTAAAAATAAATTCATGGATGACATTTTAGATTCTTTTCATCATAGGCTATTTCATAACTGGATAAGGTTGTCCCATAGGTTGATAAGGTTGATTCATAGGCCAATTTTGTTGTCCCATAGGTTGATAAGGCTGATTCATAGGCCAATTTTGTTGTCCCATAGGGTGATAAGGCTGATTCATAGGCCAATTTTGTTGTCCCATAGGGTGATAAGGCTGATTCATAGGCCAATTTTGTTGTCCCATGGGTTGGTAGGGTTGATTCATAGGCCAATTCGGTTGCCCCATAGGTTGATAAGGTTGTTGAACAACTGGATAGTATTGGGCTCCCATAGGATTGTTCATAATAGGTTGTCCACCGCCTACTCCTTGTGGGATTATGATTCTTTGCTCGGTTTGCTCGGGTACACTTTGAATAGTATAATTTGAATAATTATCAATAGGTGTTGAAAAATTTTCATTATTATAACTCATAGATGAATAAGGTTGATTACTGTACATACCATCATCTCCTAGCTTCATTTCTTGATATATTATGAAATGATAGCCTAATTGTGACATGATTTTAGATATAAATTGAATTATATATAGCCACGCTTAAAAAGCGTGGTTTTTTATTATTTTATACAACAGGAGAGTAGTTGCTTCTTATGTGACTTAGTTACATAACTTTTAGAATATTCAGAATATACTTTAGATATAAAGAGTGCAGGGGATATTTATCGATTGAAGAAAAATTTGTTTAATTTATAAAGCAAATTAAACGATGGGTTCCTTGTGAAAGGAGTTTTAAGATGAGTAAAAAAGTAATTATTGTTGGTGGAGTCGCTGGGGGGGCCTCAACGGCGGCACGTTTACGTCGGCTAGATGAAACAGTAGAAATCATTATGTTTGAAAAAGGGGAATATATTTCATTTGCAAATTGTGGATTACCTTATTATATTGGAGAAGTCATCGATGAACGTGAAAAATTAATTGTTCAAACAGTTGAACAAATGAGTACTAAATTTAAAATAGATATTCGTAATTTAAGTGAAGTTATTAAAATCGACAAAGAAAATAAAGTTGTTACCGTTACAAATCATAAAACAGGTGAAAGTTACGAAGAAACTTACGATGTACTCGTTTTATCACCTGGGGCTCAGCCTATCAAACCAGGGATTTCTGGAATCAACGAATGCAATAATCTATTTACCTTAAGAAATATTCCAGATACAGATCAAATCAAATCATTTGTGGATAACCAAAAACCTAAACATGCTGTTGTCATTGGTGGAGGATTTATTGGTCTGGAGATGGCCGAAAATCTGCATGAAAGAGGGCTTGAAATTACATTGGTTGAAGCAAGTAGTCAAGTCATGGCTCCATTAGATATTGAAATGGTAAGTATAATTCATGAACACTTAGTAGATAAAGGTGTTAAATTAATTTTGAATGATGGAGTTAAATCCTTTGAAAATAACGGTAAAAAAGTTGTGTTAAATAGTGGGCAAGTTATTGAAACTGATTTAATTATCTTATCCATTGGGGTACATCCTGAAACAACGATTGCACGTGAAGCGGGACTTGCTTTAAATGAACGTGGTGCGATTGTTGTTGATAAAAAAATGAAGACAAGTGATGAGTCTATTTACGCATTAGGTGATGCGGTTGAAATCATGGATTTTGTTAATAAACAACCCACGATAATTCCTCTTGCATGGCCAGCTAATCGTCAAGGTCGTATCGTTGCTGATAATATTTGTGGTAAAGAATCGGAATATAAAGGAACACTTGGTTCATCAGTTGCAAAAGTATTTGATTATACAGTTGCAGCAACAGGAAATAACGAAAAAACATTAAAACGATTAAATCTTGAATACAAAGCACTTCACATTCACCCAGGCTCTCATGCAGGTTATTATCCTGGAGCCTTCCCAATCGCGTATAAACTCTTATTCAATCCAACAACAGGACAAATTTATGGTGCTCAAGGAGTTGGAATAGATGGTGTTGAAAAAAGAATCGATGTTATTGCCACAGCTATTAAAGGAAATCTAAACGTTATTGATTTACAAGATGTTGAAGTTTGCTATGCCCCACCATATAACTCAGCTAAAGATGCAGTGAACATGCTAGGGTATTATGCAGAAAATATCATGGATGGCTTAATTGAAACCATTGATTGGAGTGAAGTAAATAGTTTAGATGAAACAACATCAGTTGTTTTAGATGTGCGTGAATCTTTTGAATTAATGACAGGTAAAATTAAAAATTCGATTCATATCCCACTAGGGCAATTAAGAAATCGTTTAAATGAACTTCCAACAGATAAAACTGTTTATGTTACCTGTCAGGTAGGACTACGTGGTTATGTGGCTTGTCGCCTACTTAACCAATATGGATTCAAAGCTAAAAATATTGATGGTGGAGTTAAAACGTATCTAGCGATTGAAAAAGCACAGCAAGCAATAAGTAAGCAGTGGATATCAATTATTAAAAATAAGGAGGTAACGCCAGTGGTATCACAAAATTTAGATGATATGCCTGTCAAAGTAAAATTGAATGCTTGTGGATTACAATGTCCGGGGCCAATTCGTCGAGTATTTGAAGAAATGAATCATATGACAGATGGTGAGATTCTAGAAGTTAAAGCAAGTGATCCTGGTTTTACTAAAGACATTTCATCTTGGTGTGAGAAAACTGGAAATACATTATTAAATTCAGAATTTAATAAAAATGAAAAAAACTTTGTTGCTTATCTTCAAAAAGGAACTCAAGTTTCTCAAACAGCGAATACAAATACCCTCGATAAAAATGGAGCAACACTCGTTGTATTTAGTGGTGATTTAGATAAAGCAATTGCCTCATTTATTATTGCAACAGGGGCTGCCTCAATGGGGAAAGAAGTTACGATGTTCTTCACGTTCTGGGGATTAAATATATTAAAATCTAAAAATAAACCAAAAGTATCGAAAGATACAATGGAAAAAATGTTCGACTTTATGTTACCAGGGAATACAGATAAATTACGATTATCACAAATGAACATGATGGGAATGGGTCCTGCTATGATTAAAAAAATCATGAAAAAACATAATGTTGATGATTTAGAAACATTAATTGAAAATGCCATTAATATGGGAGTAAAAGTTGTTGCCTGTTCTATGAGTATGGAGTTAATGGGAATTAAACAAGAAGAATTTATAAAAGGTGTTGAAATTGGAGGAGTTGCTTCATACTTAGGTGCAGCTGAAGATTCAGGGTTGAACTTGTTTATCTAATGAAGTGAAGGGGTTTATATTTTTCTAAGATTTTTGTTTAAGAAGATAAAGTTCAACACAAGCGAGCAATTTAACGAGTAAGACAATTTATGTTGAAAGAGAGGGAGAATAGATAAGAGATGGTGAAGCAACTGTTTCAAGCATAGATCAGTAGAATAAAAGGGTAAGTAAATTATTATATTTCTTTAAGCATTAAAAAAACATAAAAGCGAGTTCATTTGATAGCAAACTCGCTTTTATGTTCTAATCGATGAAAGTTACAACTTCTTCTAATGGCTTACGTTTTGGAGCAGGAGGAGTGTTATCCTCAGGTACTCCAAAAGCGATTAAGCTCATTAATTGATAACCATCTTTTTTAAATCCGATTAAATCTTCAATTTCTTTTTTTGCATGAGTTGGGCCTGTCATATAACAAGTTCCATATCCCATTGCTGTTGCGGCTAGTAAAAAATTTTCAACAGCAGCACCGATTCCTTGTATAGCTGATTGAGGTGCGATAATTTCGGCTAATCGTTCTTCACTCGCACCATTTGCCTTTAAAATATCGTACTCAATCATATCATATTCGTTTCCATAAACAATAATAACGACTGGAGCGTGTTTGAATAGGGTGTAGTATTTTAGTAGGCGCATATATTTTTCACCCTGTTCTTTTGTTGGTGCCAAGTTTGCAATTTGAGTATGACTTTCTGTTACGATGTCACTCATTTGATTAATAATATCTCGATTTTGGAGCACAACAAAATGCCAATTTTGTTGATGTTTAGGCGATGGTGCCTGTG is a window of Turicibacter sanguinis DNA encoding:
- a CDS encoding cation:proton antiporter domain-containing protein, producing MIILIVLLSLIIIGILANYSGKLVEYIKLPSLIGMMIFGMIIGPAFLNVVPQATLKIAPVIKDIALVAVLFIGGLGISLAQMKQIGRPAILLSAVPATLEGFTIALMSMLLLKFSFVQGAILGFIIAAVSPAVLIPSMIDLINRRVGQDKAIPQMLLVGASADDTIAITLFTTFLGIYFNTGSISTQLLMIPVTLVLSIGVGYLVFKLTRGIIEHVSNDYLKVMIAFGLCLAMRAVEKYGHVEIFNSLLTVMVFGFFIRNYIVDSSKIILDKMNLIWKTGKLYLFAFVGMAINPTLVGEFFLIGVGILSCSLFVRSIGVLISLIGTNLSLKERIFCVIAYLPKATVQSAKAAIPMQMGVVGGEIMQAIAILSVLITAPIGAIGIKLTSDKLLKTEN
- a CDS encoding helix-turn-helix domain-containing protein, translating into MKVGKLLYDLRKEKNMTQKQVAELMNISDKTISKWERGLGCPDVSLLPELSQIFGVSIDGILSGELNQNPVVGGNMRRLKFFVCSQCGNIMTATGDATVSCCGKTLEALVPQKAEDGHLLSIEPVEDELYVTSDHEMTKGHYITFIAYVTGDTVILGKQYPEWNLQFHFHKRKHGKLFYYCSNHGLYYQVI
- a CDS encoding CoA-disulfide reductase codes for the protein MSKKVIIVGGVAGGASTAARLRRLDETVEIIMFEKGEYISFANCGLPYYIGEVIDEREKLIVQTVEQMSTKFKIDIRNLSEVIKIDKENKVVTVTNHKTGESYEETYDVLVLSPGAQPIKPGISGINECNNLFTLRNIPDTDQIKSFVDNQKPKHAVVIGGGFIGLEMAENLHERGLEITLVEASSQVMAPLDIEMVSIIHEHLVDKGVKLILNDGVKSFENNGKKVVLNSGQVIETDLIILSIGVHPETTIAREAGLALNERGAIVVDKKMKTSDESIYALGDAVEIMDFVNKQPTIIPLAWPANRQGRIVADNICGKESEYKGTLGSSVAKVFDYTVAATGNNEKTLKRLNLEYKALHIHPGSHAGYYPGAFPIAYKLLFNPTTGQIYGAQGVGIDGVEKRIDVIATAIKGNLNVIDLQDVEVCYAPPYNSAKDAVNMLGYYAENIMDGLIETIDWSEVNSLDETTSVVLDVRESFELMTGKIKNSIHIPLGQLRNRLNELPTDKTVYVTCQVGLRGYVACRLLNQYGFKAKNIDGGVKTYLAIEKAQQAISKQWISIIKNKEVTPVVSQNLDDMPVKVKLNACGLQCPGPIRRVFEEMNHMTDGEILEVKASDPGFTKDISSWCEKTGNTLLNSEFNKNEKNFVAYLQKGTQVSQTANTNTLDKNGATLVVFSGDLDKAIASFIIATGAASMGKEVTMFFTFWGLNILKSKNKPKVSKDTMEKMFDFMLPGNTDKLRLSQMNMMGMGPAMIKKIMKKHNVDDLETLIENAINMGVKVVACSMSMELMGIKQEEFIKGVEIGGVASYLGAAEDSGLNLFI
- a CDS encoding nitroreductase family protein, with protein sequence MKNLEFIYNRKSIRKFKDIQIPKEDILTLLDAATQAPSPKHQQNWHFVVLQNRDIINQMSDIVTESHTQIANLAPTKEQGEKYMRLLKYYTLFKHAPVVIIVYGNEYDMIEYDILKANGASEERLAEIIAPQSAIQGIGAAVENFLLAATAMGYGTCYMTGPTHAKKEIEDLIGFKKDGYQLMSLIAFGVPEDNTPPAPKRKPLEEVVTFID